A region of Streptomyces halobius DNA encodes the following proteins:
- a CDS encoding DoxX family protein: MQTIWLSGAEWFAVLRIGLGLWWLESWRHKDKKSWFAGGGITWAAGIAAEHRWPVVRRTFDRIVKPRPRLMSYLVAYAELALGLGLIIGFLTPVALVAGAALNLIYLVLMIHDWAEQGQNLMMTLISATALLAVSWQTWSLDSGLGWFL; this comes from the coding sequence ATGCAAACGATCTGGCTCAGCGGGGCCGAGTGGTTCGCCGTTCTGCGCATCGGCCTCGGCCTGTGGTGGCTGGAGAGCTGGCGCCACAAGGACAAGAAGAGCTGGTTCGCCGGCGGCGGCATCACATGGGCAGCGGGCATCGCGGCCGAGCATCGTTGGCCCGTCGTCCGAAGGACCTTCGACCGGATCGTGAAACCTCGTCCCCGGCTCATGTCCTATCTCGTCGCCTACGCGGAACTGGCTCTCGGCCTCGGCCTGATCATCGGCTTCCTGACACCGGTCGCCCTGGTCGCCGGGGCGGCGCTCAACCTGATCTACCTCGTGTTGATGATCCACGACTGGGCGGAGCAGGGGCAGAACCTGATGATGACCTTGATATCGGCTACGGCGCTGCTCGCGGTGAGCTGGCAGACCTGGTCGCTCGACAGTGGCTTGGGGTGGTTTTTGTAG
- a CDS encoding SHOCT domain-containing protein, which yields MFFRYDDHVIGGWGWFAMAISMLLFLALIVTIVFLLWRAITRSGPGGWTGPLRTSGAEQLLAERYARGEIDEEEYQRRLATLRGSRPGGSPPGAAKS from the coding sequence ATGTTTTTCCGGTACGACGACCACGTCATCGGCGGATGGGGCTGGTTCGCGATGGCGATCAGCATGCTCTTGTTCCTGGCGCTGATCGTCACCATCGTCTTCCTGCTCTGGCGCGCCATCACCCGTTCCGGCCCCGGGGGATGGACCGGCCCGCTCCGCACCTCCGGCGCCGAGCAGCTCCTTGCGGAGCGTTACGCACGCGGCGAGATCGACGAAGAGGAGTACCAGCGACGCCTGGCAACCCTCCGCGGCTCCCGTCCGGGCGGCTCCCCGCCAGGGGCGGCCAAATCCTGA
- a CDS encoding LCP family protein, protein MTDWLDGAPDANGYGNRYGSRYEGAYDGVPDGISGGVSGGAYGTSRGLSGGWSDGLSGGVSGGAREPLSAEVGAGQVWRRGDHAPAEHDAAEYASAGHPPAEYAPVEYMPAEYMPDEHPPQPQPPRPPRSLRNGHMVSGGSRPSRRRAPAARPSRRRRLTRAAVLLTSVLLVASVGTYVWADTRLNREVDLSELADRAPRGKGTNYLVVGSDSRVGLSEQDRKDLHTGGSADAGRRTDSVILLHTGAHGTTMLSLPRDSWVTVPPYIRSETGKHYRASKNKLNAAFSLGGPDLLIRTIERNTGLRIDHYTEIGFAGFVGIVDAIGGVPMCLDKDIKDEKSGADLKKGCHTLDGRTALAFVRQRHQEAHGDLGRSRNQQKFLAALADKAATPGTLLDPSTVYSTASAGLDTLIVDEDTALPNLTSLFKAMKSVTSGNGKRLNVPVSSIGFPTSKGSAVKWDLPRAKRLFGELRNDRPVSFEGES, encoded by the coding sequence ATGACTGACTGGCTGGACGGAGCGCCCGACGCGAACGGGTACGGGAACCGGTACGGAAGCCGGTACGAGGGCGCATACGACGGCGTACCTGATGGCATATCCGGCGGCGTATCCGGTGGTGCGTACGGCACGTCCCGTGGCTTGTCGGGTGGCTGGTCAGATGGCTTGTCGGGTGGTGTGTCCGGCGGAGCACGGGAGCCGCTGTCCGCGGAGGTCGGCGCGGGACAGGTGTGGCGCCGGGGTGACCATGCGCCCGCCGAGCACGACGCCGCGGAATACGCCTCGGCCGGGCACCCGCCCGCCGAGTACGCCCCTGTCGAGTACATGCCCGCCGAGTACATGCCCGACGAGCACCCCCCTCAGCCGCAGCCGCCACGGCCCCCGCGCAGCCTTCGCAACGGTCACATGGTCAGCGGCGGCAGCCGGCCCTCCCGGCGCAGGGCGCCCGCCGCTCGCCCCAGCCGGCGCCGCCGTCTCACGCGGGCAGCGGTCCTCCTGACCTCCGTGCTCCTCGTCGCCTCCGTCGGCACCTATGTCTGGGCCGATACCAGGCTCAACCGCGAGGTCGACCTCAGCGAGCTCGCCGACCGCGCGCCGCGGGGCAAGGGGACCAACTACCTGGTCGTGGGTTCCGACAGCCGGGTGGGCCTGTCCGAGCAGGACCGGAAGGATCTGCACACCGGCGGCTCGGCGGACGCGGGCCGCCGCACCGACTCGGTGATCCTGCTGCACACGGGCGCCCACGGCACCACGATGCTGAGCCTGCCGCGCGACTCCTGGGTGACTGTTCCGCCCTACATCCGCTCCGAAACCGGCAAGCACTACCGCGCATCGAAGAACAAGCTCAACGCGGCGTTCTCGCTCGGCGGCCCCGACCTGCTCATTCGCACCATCGAGCGCAATACGGGGCTGCGTATCGACCACTACACGGAGATCGGCTTCGCCGGCTTCGTCGGCATCGTGGACGCGATCGGCGGCGTCCCGATGTGCCTGGACAAGGACATCAAGGACGAGAAGTCGGGCGCGGACCTGAAGAAGGGCTGCCACACACTCGACGGCCGCACGGCCCTGGCGTTCGTCCGTCAGCGCCACCAGGAGGCCCATGGCGACCTGGGCCGGAGCCGGAACCAGCAGAAGTTCCTGGCCGCCCTCGCCGACAAGGCCGCCACCCCGGGCACCCTGCTCGACCCGTCCACGGTCTACTCCACCGCGAGCGCGGGCCTGGACACCCTCATCGTCGACGAGGACACCGCTCTGCCGAACCTCACCTCCCTCTTCAAGGCGATGAAGAGCGTCACCTCCGGCAACGGCAAGCGCCTCAACGTCCCCGTCTCCAGCATCGGCTTTCCGACCTCCAAGGGCAGCGCCGTGAAGTGGGATCTTCCCCGGGCGAAACGACTCTTCGGCGAACTGCGGAACGACCGGCCGGTGAGCTTCGAGGGGGAGAGCTGA